Proteins encoded together in one Chitinophaga varians window:
- a CDS encoding outer membrane beta-barrel protein has protein sequence MSDDFENSIRNKLNEADHPFDPQAWEKMESLLDGDRDRRPVFIWWWAAAAALLLVLGVWWFMQDTDRPGQTQPIAQADHQPEKNIPGKKLSEKNAGHLPEKKEDNNHSPVNQLPAPAITQLPFDQQKKGMPKTTGVTKTNTTADFREYQSLPPSQDTNTSTTSLTIAPSELAGEKKDSNYNGYTKINVDNGNYYTKIDSTDGKDDYKTVSVAYKDSTKTLVKRKTKNWYIGLVLGPDLTVAPSFKYGNVGFNAGVLVHYYFNKNLFVNTGAVYSKKIYGATPNDYRSGNVNTPWGTLEKINADCDVLDIPINMNYTFLSVKRNKISATLGFSNYFMLREKYEYLYEYGPSKETTIKNENQHYLSIINAGILYQRPVSRGLLLGVQPYVKIPLNGVGYGQVKLYSAGMTIHLTFTRKKP, from the coding sequence ATGAGTGACGATTTTGAAAATAGTATCCGTAACAAGCTGAATGAAGCTGACCATCCGTTTGACCCACAAGCCTGGGAAAAAATGGAATCGCTGCTGGATGGAGACAGGGACCGCAGGCCTGTGTTTATCTGGTGGTGGGCCGCTGCTGCTGCGTTGTTGCTGGTATTGGGCGTATGGTGGTTTATGCAGGATACAGACAGGCCCGGGCAAACGCAACCCATCGCCCAGGCAGATCATCAACCGGAAAAAAATATTCCTGGAAAAAAACTGTCTGAAAAAAATGCCGGTCATCTCCCGGAAAAGAAAGAAGATAATAATCATTCACCTGTAAATCAACTGCCGGCGCCGGCAATAACACAGCTCCCTTTCGATCAACAGAAAAAAGGAATGCCGAAAACGACAGGCGTTACTAAAACCAATACCACAGCGGATTTCCGGGAATATCAGTCACTACCTCCGTCACAGGATACAAATACCTCCACAACATCCCTGACGATAGCGCCATCAGAGCTGGCAGGCGAAAAAAAAGATAGTAACTATAACGGATATACGAAAATAAATGTTGATAACGGTAATTACTATACGAAAATAGATTCCACTGACGGTAAAGATGATTATAAAACCGTGTCAGTGGCTTACAAAGACAGTACAAAGACGTTAGTAAAAAGAAAGACCAAAAACTGGTACATCGGTCTTGTCCTCGGTCCCGATCTGACCGTGGCACCATCTTTTAAATACGGCAATGTCGGTTTCAATGCGGGCGTACTGGTACATTATTATTTCAACAAAAATCTCTTTGTTAACACAGGAGCGGTATACAGCAAAAAAATATACGGCGCCACGCCGAACGACTATCGCTCAGGAAATGTAAATACCCCCTGGGGCACACTGGAAAAGATAAATGCCGACTGTGACGTATTGGACATACCGATTAATATGAATTACACTTTCCTGTCGGTAAAAAGAAACAAAATCAGCGCTACACTCGGTTTTTCCAACTATTTTATGCTCAGGGAAAAATACGAGTACCTGTATGAGTACGGACCATCTAAGGAAACAACCATAAAGAACGAAAACCAGCATTACCTCTCCATTATAAATGCCGGTATTCTTTACCAACGCCCCGTTAGCCGTGGCCTGCTGCTGGGGGTACAGCCCTATGTCAAAATTCCGCTGAATGGGGTGGGATATGGACAGGTGAAATTATATTCCGCCGGAATGACCATTCATCTGACCTTCACCCGTAAGAAGCCCTGA
- a CDS encoding DUF2480 family protein — MDEIVNKVAQSGLETIDLEQFYPKGETVIFDMKDYLFMGMILKEKDFRTAMQSHDWEQYRGKNVGLVCTADAVVPLWAYMLVMTNLEPVAAYAAFGDAEFIYKTLYLKNLSTLDVAAFEDKRIVIKGCGDQRVGEVAYAEITRLLRPVAKSIMYGEPCSSVPVYKKKA; from the coding sequence ATGGATGAAATCGTTAATAAAGTAGCGCAGAGTGGCCTGGAAACCATCGACCTGGAACAATTCTACCCCAAGGGGGAGACTGTCATTTTTGATATGAAAGACTATCTTTTTATGGGAATGATCCTGAAAGAGAAAGACTTTCGTACGGCTATGCAGTCGCACGACTGGGAACAATACCGTGGAAAAAATGTGGGTTTGGTATGTACTGCTGACGCGGTAGTGCCTTTGTGGGCTTATATGCTGGTAATGACCAACCTGGAACCGGTGGCGGCCTATGCTGCCTTCGGCGACGCAGAATTCATATATAAAACGCTGTACCTTAAGAATTTATCTACACTGGATGTAGCTGCTTTTGAAGACAAGCGTATAGTGATCAAAGGTTGTGGCGATCAGCGCGTGGGTGAAGTGGCCTATGCAGAAATAACCCGGCTCCTGCGCCCGGTGGCCAAGAGCATTATGTACGGTGAGCCATGTTCTTCTGTGCCTGTGTATAAGAAAAAGGCCTAA
- a CDS encoding RNA polymerase sigma factor has protein sequence MEDLNQIHTIISGCCEKNRGSQELLYRKFFGYALSICMRYAPNREEAIEIMNDGFLKIFQRISTFDSSRPFKAWLSKIMVNTAIDFLRSKKKLVFTDQAEHYHELGKEDNIVEKLSYDELLMHVQSLSPAYRTVFNLYVMEGYQHHEIALLLGISQGTSKSNLFKAKKILQEKIITAAGKGTTVNTTINFAVHKNE, from the coding sequence GTGGAAGACCTGAACCAAATTCATACAATCATATCAGGCTGCTGTGAGAAAAATCGCGGCAGCCAGGAATTGCTGTACCGTAAATTTTTTGGGTACGCTTTGAGTATTTGTATGCGTTATGCTCCCAACCGGGAAGAAGCGATTGAAATTATGAATGATGGTTTTCTCAAAATTTTTCAGCGTATTTCCACCTTTGACAGCAGCCGTCCCTTTAAAGCGTGGCTGAGTAAAATTATGGTTAACACCGCTATCGATTTTCTACGCAGCAAAAAAAAGCTGGTGTTTACCGACCAGGCAGAACATTACCATGAGCTTGGAAAAGAGGATAACATAGTGGAAAAACTGTCTTATGATGAGCTGCTGATGCATGTGCAATCCCTGTCGCCCGCCTATCGGACCGTATTTAATCTCTATGTTATGGAAGGTTATCAGCATCATGAAATTGCTTTGCTATTGGGGATTTCCCAAGGCACTTCTAAATCCAATCTTTTTAAAGCAAAAAAAATACTACAGGAAAAAATTATTACCGCCGCTGGTAAAGGCACAACTGTCAATACCACCATTAACTTTGCTGTGCATAAAAATGAGTGA
- the cls gene encoding cardiolipin synthase, translated as MHSLISYLTGSDWHLYVKISSTVLVILSFIGVVFTILLENRNPVKAMAYILLLVFIPLVGLIVYYYLGRDLRKKRRFTLKGSKDEVLFAKYWQSQRSEIEHMQLELRHAVGTKQELSAMLLNTRQSILTKNNRVKLLINGEEKFPEVMAALRAAKHHIHIEYYMVAADDVGNEVTQILVEKLNQGVQVRFVYDDMGSDRIKNIPTILKDNGASVYAFSPVLVGLYRNANYRNHRKIIVIDGTVGFVGGINLDDRYINNGKHDLFWRDTHLKIEGDAVNLLQLQFLMSYRYCSKEVFPFEAPFFGRSSTLTGTCFTDIVASGPDSDWPMTMSSILMAINVAKRRIRITNPYFVPTEELLTALQIAALAGKDVQLMLPLKGDSFIVQHAALSYMKPLLAAGVKVFFYTRGFIHAKTMVIDDNLAWVSSVNFDNRSFFLNCEIGVLVYDKEVAGKLDRAFDEDLLYALPVQETRWNKRNIFKRFMDSVCRLLTPLL; from the coding sequence TTGCATTCGCTCATTAGCTATCTTACCGGATCTGACTGGCACCTGTATGTTAAAATAAGCAGCACAGTGCTGGTGATATTGTCGTTTATCGGTGTGGTATTTACCATCCTGCTGGAAAACAGGAACCCAGTGAAAGCAATGGCTTATATCCTGCTGCTGGTATTTATTCCCCTCGTTGGCCTCATCGTTTATTACTACCTCGGGCGGGACCTGCGCAAAAAAAGGCGGTTTACGCTGAAAGGCAGCAAGGACGAGGTGTTGTTTGCCAAATACTGGCAATCACAACGATCGGAAATAGAGCATATGCAGCTGGAATTGCGGCATGCTGTAGGCACCAAACAGGAACTGTCGGCCATGTTACTGAATACACGTCAATCTATTCTCACCAAAAACAACCGGGTAAAACTGCTGATCAACGGAGAAGAAAAATTCCCGGAAGTAATGGCGGCGCTACGGGCAGCAAAACACCATATCCACATTGAATACTACATGGTGGCTGCAGACGATGTGGGCAACGAAGTAACACAGATCCTGGTGGAAAAGCTCAACCAGGGCGTACAGGTGCGTTTCGTTTATGATGACATGGGCAGCGACAGGATCAAAAATATTCCTACCATACTCAAAGACAACGGCGCCAGCGTATACGCTTTCTCACCCGTGCTGGTAGGCCTGTATAGAAACGCCAACTACCGCAATCACCGGAAAATCATTGTGATAGATGGTACTGTGGGATTTGTGGGAGGTATCAACTTAGACGATCGTTATATCAACAACGGTAAACATGATCTCTTTTGGCGCGATACCCACCTTAAAATTGAAGGCGATGCCGTAAATCTGCTACAGCTGCAGTTTCTGATGAGTTACCGCTATTGCAGCAAAGAAGTATTTCCTTTTGAGGCGCCTTTCTTTGGACGCTCCTCCACGCTTACCGGTACCTGCTTTACTGATATCGTGGCCAGCGGGCCCGATTCTGACTGGCCTATGACCATGAGCTCTATCCTGATGGCTATTAATGTCGCCAAACGAAGGATCAGGATCACCAATCCATATTTTGTACCCACTGAAGAACTGCTGACAGCCTTGCAGATAGCCGCTTTGGCAGGGAAAGACGTACAGCTGATGCTGCCACTGAAAGGGGATTCGTTTATTGTGCAGCACGCGGCGTTATCATATATGAAGCCCCTGCTGGCTGCAGGTGTGAAGGTATTTTTTTACACACGGGGCTTTATTCACGCCAAAACCATGGTAATCGACGACAACCTGGCCTGGGTGAGCTCTGTCAACTTTGACAATCGTAGTTTCTTTCTGAATTGCGAAATCGGTGTATTGGTGTATGACAAGGAAGTGGCCGGCAAACTGGACCGCGCCTTTGACGAAGATCTGCTGTATGCCTTGCCTGTACAGGAAACCCGCTGGAATAAAAGAAATATATTCAAGCGGTTTATGGATTCGGTATGCAGGTTGCTGACACCTTTACTCTAG
- the ybeY gene encoding rRNA maturation RNase YbeY: MAIQFTAHEVKVDLKEKRKLKTFLKDLFADEGQGLKDLHYVFCSDAYLLEINQQFLKHDTYTDIVTFEMGEDPAVTEGEIYISIDRVKENAQKFHVSVNQELHRVIFHGALHLCGFRDKSKTESTLMREKEDEYLVKYFGKLE; this comes from the coding sequence ATGGCAATTCAGTTTACAGCGCACGAGGTTAAAGTGGACCTGAAGGAGAAAAGAAAGTTAAAAACATTTTTAAAGGATTTGTTTGCTGATGAAGGGCAGGGGTTAAAGGACCTGCACTATGTTTTTTGTTCAGATGCCTATTTATTGGAGATCAATCAACAGTTTTTAAAGCACGACACTTATACCGACATTGTCACCTTTGAAATGGGAGAGGATCCCGCGGTGACAGAAGGCGAAATTTACATTAGCATTGACAGGGTAAAGGAAAATGCGCAGAAGTTTCATGTTTCCGTGAATCAGGAACTGCATAGGGTGATTTTTCATGGTGCTTTACATTTATGTGGATTTCGTGATAAAAGTAAAACAGAGAGTACTCTCATGCGTGAAAAGGAGGATGAATATCTTGTTAAATATTTCGGAAAGCTGGAATAA
- the mnmG gene encoding tRNA uridine-5-carboxymethylaminomethyl(34) synthesis enzyme MnmG has translation MFPSYDIIVVGAGHAGCEAAAAAANMGSKVLLVTMNMQTIAQMSCNPAMGGIAKGQIVREIDALGGYSGIVTDQSMIQFRMLNRSKGPAMWSPRAQSDRMLFAAKWREALEKTPNVDFYQDMVKGLLVKDGRCYGVVTGLGHEIKAKAVVLTNGTFLNGVIHIGDKQFGGGRVAEKAATGITEQLISLGFESDRLKTGTPPRIDGRSLDYSKMEEQLGDEEIVGFSYLDIEKIQPAKQRSCWITYTSDAVHEMLRTGFDRSPMFQGRIQGTGPRYCPSIEDKINRFAERERHQLFVEPEGWDTVEIYVNGFSTSLPEDVQMKALRLVPGFENCRMFRPGYAIEYDFFPPTQLQFSLETKQVQNLFFAGQINGTTGYEEAACQGLMAGINAHLKATEQDPFILKRSEAYIGVLIDDLINKGTEEPYRMFTSRAEFRTLLRQDNADLRLTERSFKLGLAKEDRMAKVQQKKEQVEQVKNILKELSIEPEEIGALLESKSSAALTQKQRAHQILLRPNLDIFSMKTSVPKIEQALAGFGREVLEQAEIQIKYDVYIEKENELVKKMSQLEDLIIPENFDYSKLVSLSTEAKQKFTKIRPHTLGQASRISGVNPSDVQILMVYMGR, from the coding sequence ATGTTTCCATCATACGATATCATTGTGGTAGGCGCTGGCCATGCGGGGTGTGAAGCTGCCGCTGCTGCTGCCAATATGGGCTCCAAAGTTTTACTGGTGACCATGAACATGCAAACCATCGCACAGATGAGTTGCAACCCTGCTATGGGGGGAATTGCCAAAGGACAGATTGTAAGAGAAATAGATGCGCTCGGAGGATACTCCGGGATTGTAACAGACCAGTCCATGATCCAGTTCAGAATGCTGAACCGCTCTAAAGGACCGGCCATGTGGAGCCCCCGGGCACAGAGCGACCGCATGCTTTTCGCGGCAAAATGGCGTGAAGCACTGGAAAAAACACCGAATGTGGACTTCTACCAGGACATGGTAAAAGGCCTGCTTGTGAAAGATGGTCGCTGCTATGGTGTGGTAACCGGACTGGGGCATGAGATCAAAGCCAAGGCGGTAGTGCTCACAAACGGTACTTTCCTCAACGGCGTTATCCATATCGGAGATAAGCAGTTTGGCGGTGGCCGCGTTGCCGAAAAAGCAGCGACCGGTATTACCGAACAACTTATATCACTTGGCTTTGAAAGCGATCGCCTGAAAACAGGTACTCCTCCACGTATCGATGGCAGAAGCCTGGACTATTCCAAAATGGAAGAACAACTGGGCGATGAAGAAATCGTGGGCTTCTCTTATCTGGATATAGAAAAAATACAACCGGCAAAACAAAGAAGTTGCTGGATTACTTATACCAGCGATGCGGTACATGAAATGCTGCGTACCGGATTCGACAGGTCCCCCATGTTCCAGGGACGCATCCAGGGTACCGGTCCCCGCTATTGCCCGAGCATCGAAGATAAAATCAACCGCTTCGCGGAAAGGGAAAGACACCAGCTGTTCGTTGAACCGGAAGGCTGGGACACCGTGGAAATATATGTGAACGGTTTCTCTACCTCCCTGCCGGAAGATGTGCAAATGAAAGCGCTTCGCCTGGTGCCCGGCTTCGAAAATTGCCGGATGTTCCGCCCGGGATACGCCATTGAATATGACTTCTTCCCGCCTACACAATTACAGTTTTCTCTGGAAACCAAACAGGTGCAGAATCTTTTCTTCGCAGGTCAGATCAACGGCACCACCGGATACGAGGAAGCTGCCTGCCAGGGACTGATGGCCGGCATCAACGCACACCTGAAAGCCACTGAGCAAGATCCTTTTATCCTGAAAAGAAGTGAAGCTTATATAGGGGTACTGATTGACGATCTGATCAACAAAGGAACGGAAGAACCTTACCGTATGTTTACCTCCCGGGCCGAGTTCCGGACCCTGCTCCGCCAGGACAATGCCGACCTGCGACTGACAGAAAGAAGCTTTAAACTGGGCCTCGCGAAGGAAGACAGGATGGCTAAAGTGCAACAGAAAAAGGAGCAGGTGGAACAGGTTAAAAACATTCTGAAAGAACTTTCTATCGAACCGGAAGAAATCGGCGCTTTGCTGGAATCAAAATCATCTGCCGCCCTCACACAAAAACAACGGGCACACCAGATATTGCTCCGTCCGAACCTGGATATTTTCTCTATGAAAACATCCGTTCCAAAAATTGAACAGGCATTGGCCGGCTTTGGAAGAGAAGTACTGGAACAGGCAGAAATCCAGATCAAATACGATGTATACATTGAGAAGGAAAATGAACTGGTGAAAAAAATGAGCCAGCTCGAAGATCTGATCATTCCGGAGAATTTTGATTACAGTAAACTGGTGTCTCTCTCCACGGAAGCAAAACAGAAATTCACTAAAATCCGTCCACATACATTGGGACAAGCCAGCCGGATTAGCGGCGTTAATCCAAGCGATGTACAAATCCTGATGGTTTATATGGGAAGATAA
- a CDS encoding ferrous iron transport protein A: MKKGIMKLSSLATGKSAVIIEFEKDDLHIKLMEMGCVPGETVKIEKIAPLGDPISIMVAGYNLSLRKTEADHIWVEEI, from the coding sequence ATGAAAAAAGGCATTATGAAATTATCTTCCCTGGCAACAGGCAAAAGCGCAGTAATAATAGAATTTGAAAAAGACGATCTACATATTAAGTTAATGGAGATGGGCTGCGTACCAGGTGAAACCGTTAAAATTGAAAAAATTGCCCCGCTCGGTGATCCTATTTCAATTATGGTGGCAGGATATAACCTGTCTCTTAGAAAAACGGAAGCTGATCATATTTGGGTAGAGGAAATATAA
- the nadA gene encoding quinolinate synthase NadA: MITEIAVAKKNLQHNGFLDIPVDPALDLFAAIENLKKEKNAIVLAHYYQEPDIQDVADYIGDSLGLSQQAAKTDADIIVFAGVHFMAETAKILSPQKKVLLPDLKAGCSLADSAPPELFKKFRDKYPDHIVISYINCSAGIKALSDIICTSSNAEKIIESVPKDQPIIFAPDRNLGSYLIKKTGRDMVLWNGACMVHEIFSLEKITKLKTQHPKAKIIAHPECEPAVLAVADYIGSTTGLLNFSKKDDAQEYIVVTETGILHQMQKENPGKTFIPAPPNNACACNDCPHMKLNTLEKLYLCMEYEQPEITMEESLRIAAKKPIERMLEISARAGL, encoded by the coding sequence ATGATTACAGAAATCGCTGTCGCGAAAAAAAATTTGCAGCATAACGGATTTTTGGATATACCAGTTGACCCTGCCCTGGATTTGTTTGCAGCGATCGAGAATCTGAAAAAGGAAAAAAATGCGATCGTTCTGGCGCACTATTACCAGGAGCCGGATATTCAGGATGTAGCCGATTACATCGGGGACAGTCTCGGCCTCAGCCAACAGGCTGCCAAAACCGATGCCGATATCATCGTTTTTGCCGGTGTGCACTTTATGGCTGAAACGGCAAAAATTCTGAGCCCTCAGAAAAAAGTACTTTTACCCGATCTGAAAGCAGGATGTTCCCTGGCTGACAGTGCTCCTCCGGAACTGTTCAAAAAATTCAGAGACAAGTACCCTGACCACATTGTGATTTCCTACATAAACTGCTCTGCAGGTATCAAAGCACTCAGTGATATTATCTGTACTTCTTCCAATGCAGAAAAAATTATTGAAAGTGTTCCGAAAGATCAACCCATCATTTTTGCGCCGGACCGAAACCTGGGATCTTACCTGATCAAAAAAACCGGTCGGGACATGGTACTGTGGAACGGGGCCTGTATGGTACACGAAATTTTTTCGTTGGAAAAAATCACTAAACTGAAAACACAACATCCGAAAGCAAAAATTATAGCACATCCGGAATGTGAGCCGGCGGTACTGGCGGTGGCTGACTATATCGGTTCCACTACCGGTTTGCTGAACTTCAGTAAAAAAGACGATGCGCAGGAATATATCGTGGTGACAGAAACTGGCATTCTCCACCAGATGCAGAAAGAAAATCCGGGCAAAACTTTTATCCCGGCGCCTCCTAATAATGCATGTGCTTGTAATGACTGTCCACACATGAAATTGAATACGCTCGAAAAGCTGTATTTGTGCATGGAATACGAACAGCCGGAAATTACCATGGAAGAAAGTCTGAGAATCGCAGCCAAAAAGCCGATAGAACGCATGTTGGAGATCAGTGCACGTGCTGGTCTTTAG
- a CDS encoding peptidylprolyl isomerase: protein MSVIQKIRDKYAVVIVVVICLAIVSFLLQDAFFGKSSLARRSTTVGKVNGEELDLGEYQRRIQDAEAGARQQMPNGNIDEQTRQYIREQVWNQFLNEQIMQAQYAKLGVAVTEAEVVDQIKGKNPNPIVVQQFTRDGQFDRVALQQTIAQAPQNPQIRAALAQLETYIAKSQEQLKYITLIKQGVYYPKWMAAQQQEDNSKTATVSYVSVPYASIADSTIKVTDAELNRFIQDHKQLFKVEESRKVEYVSFDAIPSAQDSAAAIHQILALKAELDTTHDIAGFINRNSEIKYYDGYVSKNAAQVPQKDSIVNLPVGAVFGPYYDNNLIVFAKMVDRKNMPDSVKVRHILIASGPQGGLPDSIAKKRADSIEVAVKGGADFKALVTQYSDDPGSKQNGGEYDITPATQFVPEFKDFAFEGSKGQIKVVKTQFGYHVIEIMDQKNVGPAIKVAYLGKSVDASKETNNNAYGAASDFAGKSRTAANFEKNVQQGKLNKRIADNLRPMDFVIPGIGQSRELVRWAYEAKKGDVSTVFTFDDKYVVAVLTSVRAEGTAPLDDVRPQVEAEVKKHKKAEQIIAKLQTPASLDAAAKSTNQPVLKAEGVSFASPFIASLGFEPRVAGAAFNKSWGTAKVSAPIEGNAAVYVIKADSYEPVAQPAQDLATQQAAYEQGIKSLLDQQLFEVLKKKSDIKDTRGKFF, encoded by the coding sequence ATGTCAGTAATTCAGAAAATCAGGGACAAATATGCCGTCGTGATCGTAGTAGTGATTTGCCTGGCTATTGTTAGTTTCCTGTTGCAGGATGCCTTTTTTGGCAAAAGTTCTCTCGCCCGCCGTTCTACTACTGTGGGTAAAGTAAACGGTGAAGAGCTGGATCTCGGAGAATACCAGCGCCGTATTCAGGATGCTGAAGCAGGCGCACGCCAGCAGATGCCCAATGGTAATATTGACGAACAAACCCGCCAATATATCCGTGAGCAGGTTTGGAACCAGTTTCTGAATGAACAGATTATGCAGGCCCAATATGCTAAACTGGGTGTTGCAGTGACTGAAGCGGAAGTGGTTGACCAGATTAAAGGTAAAAACCCGAACCCGATCGTTGTTCAGCAATTTACCCGTGACGGTCAGTTTGACCGTGTGGCATTGCAGCAGACCATCGCCCAGGCTCCTCAGAACCCGCAGATCCGTGCGGCCCTGGCTCAGCTGGAAACCTATATCGCCAAATCACAGGAACAGCTGAAATATATCACCCTGATCAAACAAGGTGTATATTATCCTAAATGGATGGCCGCCCAACAGCAGGAAGACAACAGCAAAACTGCTACTGTCTCTTATGTAAGCGTACCTTATGCTTCTATCGCTGACTCCACTATTAAAGTAACTGATGCTGAACTGAACCGTTTCATTCAGGACCATAAACAACTTTTTAAAGTAGAAGAATCCCGCAAAGTGGAATATGTTTCTTTTGATGCTATTCCATCTGCCCAGGACTCTGCTGCTGCCATCCACCAGATTCTTGCCCTGAAAGCAGAACTGGACACCACCCATGATATTGCCGGGTTTATCAACCGTAACTCCGAGATCAAATATTATGATGGCTATGTTTCTAAAAATGCAGCCCAGGTGCCTCAGAAAGATTCTATCGTAAATTTGCCTGTAGGTGCTGTATTCGGCCCGTATTACGATAATAACCTGATCGTGTTTGCTAAAATGGTGGACCGCAAAAACATGCCCGACAGCGTGAAAGTGCGTCACATCCTGATAGCTTCCGGTCCTCAGGGCGGTTTACCGGATTCTATCGCTAAAAAACGTGCTGACAGCATCGAAGTGGCTGTGAAAGGCGGCGCTGACTTCAAGGCGCTGGTTACCCAGTACTCCGATGATCCGGGCAGCAAACAAAATGGCGGTGAATATGACATCACACCTGCTACCCAGTTTGTACCTGAATTTAAAGATTTCGCTTTCGAAGGTTCCAAAGGTCAGATCAAAGTGGTAAAAACCCAGTTCGGTTACCACGTGATTGAAATCATGGACCAGAAAAACGTTGGCCCGGCTATCAAAGTGGCTTACCTCGGTAAATCCGTTGACGCCAGCAAAGAAACCAACAACAACGCTTACGGCGCCGCCAGCGATTTCGCAGGTAAAAGCCGTACCGCTGCTAATTTCGAAAAGAACGTTCAACAGGGTAAACTGAATAAAAGAATTGCTGACAACCTCCGCCCGATGGATTTCGTCATCCCTGGTATCGGACAGTCCCGCGAACTGGTTCGCTGGGCTTATGAAGCTAAAAAAGGCGATGTGAGCACTGTGTTCACTTTTGACGATAAATATGTGGTGGCTGTACTGACCAGCGTTCGCGCTGAAGGCACTGCTCCGCTGGATGACGTTAGACCTCAGGTAGAAGCAGAAGTGAAAAAACACAAAAAAGCTGAACAGATCATCGCTAAACTGCAAACTCCGGCCAGCCTGGACGCAGCTGCTAAATCTACCAATCAGCCAGTGCTGAAAGCTGAAGGTGTAAGCTTCGCTTCTCCGTTTATCGCTTCTCTCGGCTTTGAGCCTCGCGTAGCCGGCGCTGCCTTTAACAAAAGCTGGGGTACTGCAAAAGTATCTGCTCCGATTGAAGGTAATGCTGCAGTATACGTGATCAAAGCAGACAGCTATGAGCCTGTTGCACAACCTGCGCAGGACCTGGCTACCCAGCAGGCTGCTTACGAACAAGGTATTAAATCCCTGCTCGATCAACAACTGTTTGAAGTACTGAAGAAGAAAAGCGATATCAAAGATACCCGCGGTAAGTTCTTCTAG